The Candidatus Dormiibacterota bacterium genome has a window encoding:
- a CDS encoding glycosyltransferase codes for MAVRVMPAPDEGAEPQPGWHALIESPGEVEVPLTGRRVRGRRVSAAMLARRSGVRLLIYTQDGLGLGHLRRASSVAAEFLRGEAEGSVLTISDSPLGSLIRDVPHHDYLKLPSIVKAGPGDWRPHSLPLEIGEVRRLRSRLILEAATAFRPDVLLVDHMPHGALGELLPTLAALRHTPTRVVLGVRDIIDDPAVVHARWRAEGAFDALAEHYDQVLVYGSSEVFDLPEQYGWPAELARMVRFCGYVCTPAPVAQRRLPARRIGMEPRGSMVVAMAGGGADAHTLMSTLVDAVPQVCAARACTFVIVTGPFMPDAQRRDLKRRAVGLPVRLRTMVGDPLRYLAAADMVVAMAGYNTTMEVLRVGTPALLVPRRGPSAEQRMRAQRFADRGWVSQLDPDELEPGRLAAAVLEVLDRGAATPAVPPPDLGGLARAAESLHAAALAARATVTADQHPAAAARVGERVV; via the coding sequence ATGGCTGTCAGGGTGATGCCGGCGCCGGACGAGGGTGCGGAGCCACAACCGGGGTGGCACGCGCTCATCGAGAGCCCCGGCGAGGTGGAGGTGCCGCTGACCGGGCGGCGCGTCCGCGGTCGCAGGGTCAGCGCGGCGATGCTGGCGCGGCGGAGCGGCGTCCGGCTCCTCATCTACACCCAGGACGGGCTCGGGCTCGGCCACCTGCGCCGGGCCAGCTCGGTGGCGGCGGAGTTCCTGCGCGGTGAGGCCGAGGGCTCGGTGCTCACCATCTCCGACTCGCCGCTGGGCTCGCTGATCCGCGATGTCCCACACCACGACTACCTCAAGCTGCCCTCGATCGTGAAGGCGGGGCCGGGCGACTGGCGGCCGCACTCGCTGCCGCTGGAGATCGGCGAGGTGCGCCGGCTGCGGAGCCGGCTGATCCTCGAGGCGGCCACCGCGTTCCGCCCCGACGTGCTGCTCGTCGACCACATGCCCCACGGCGCCCTCGGCGAGCTCCTGCCCACCCTGGCGGCGCTGCGCCACACCCCCACGCGGGTGGTGCTCGGGGTGCGTGACATCATCGACGACCCCGCGGTGGTGCATGCCCGCTGGCGCGCCGAGGGCGCCTTCGACGCCCTCGCCGAACACTACGACCAGGTCCTGGTGTACGGCTCGTCGGAGGTCTTCGACCTTCCCGAGCAGTACGGGTGGCCGGCCGAGCTGGCCCGGATGGTGCGCTTCTGCGGCTACGTCTGCACCCCCGCCCCGGTGGCCCAGCGGCGCCTCCCCGCCCGCCGGATCGGCATGGAGCCGCGGGGCAGCATGGTGGTGGCGATGGCCGGCGGCGGCGCCGACGCCCACACCCTGATGAGCACCCTCGTCGACGCCGTGCCCCAGGTCTGCGCGGCCCGGGCCTGCACCTTCGTGATCGTCACCGGGCCGTTCATGCCCGACGCCCAGCGCCGCGACCTCAAACGCCGCGCCGTCGGCCTGCCGGTGCGGCTGCGGACCATGGTCGGCGACCCGCTGCGCTATCTCGCCGCCGCCGACATGGTCGTGGCCATGGCCGGCTACAACACGACGATGGAGGTGCTGCGGGTCGGCACCCCGGCGCTGCTGGTGCCGCGGCGGGGTCCGAGCGCCGAGCAGCGAATGCGGGCGCAGCGCTTCGCCGACCGCGGCTGGGTGTCGCAGCTCGACCCCGACGAGCTCGAGCCGGGCCGGCTGGCGGCCGCCGTGCTCGAGGTGCTCGATCGAGGGGCGGCGACGCCCGCGGTGCCGCCCCCCGACCTCGGCGGCCTCGCCCGCGCCGCCGAGTCGCTCCACGCCGCGGCGCTGGCGGCGCGCGCCACCGTGACCGCCGACCAGCATCCGGCCGCCGCGGCCAGGGTCGGCGAACGGGTCGTGTAG
- a CDS encoding lactate 2-monooxygenase has product MIQVAPLAGYQNRIYLDGLAGRLPGLPLTYEALEQRAERQLTRGAFGYVAGGAGAEDTMRANRQAFRRWRIVPRMLRDVSHRDLATTVLGTSMPAPVMLAPVGVQSIVHPEAEVAVARAAAATGVPMVLSTASSRSLEEVAEAQGDAPRWFQLYWPRDPDLAASLLGRAERAGYGAIVVTLDTWMLAWRPRDLELAYLPFLQGEGIANYLSDPVFRAALPTPPEEDMAGAVRHFLGIFSDPSVTWAGLSFLRENTSLPIVLKGILHPDDARRAADLGVDGILVSNHGGRQVDGSIAALDALPGVVDAVPESLPVLFDSGVRTAADAFVALALGARAVLLGRPYIWALAVAGEEGVAELLRGFLAELDLTFALSGHTGLDRLGRDALVRAG; this is encoded by the coding sequence ATGATCCAGGTGGCGCCGCTCGCCGGGTACCAGAACCGCATCTACCTCGACGGACTGGCGGGGCGGCTGCCGGGGCTGCCGCTCACCTACGAGGCGCTCGAGCAGCGGGCCGAGCGGCAGCTGACCCGCGGCGCCTTCGGCTACGTCGCCGGCGGCGCCGGCGCCGAGGACACGATGCGGGCCAACCGCCAGGCCTTCCGGCGCTGGCGGATCGTGCCGCGGATGCTCCGGGACGTCAGCCATCGCGATCTCGCCACCACCGTGCTCGGCACCTCGATGCCGGCGCCGGTGATGCTCGCGCCGGTCGGGGTCCAGTCGATCGTGCACCCCGAGGCGGAGGTGGCGGTCGCCCGTGCCGCCGCCGCCACCGGGGTGCCGATGGTGCTGAGCACCGCCTCCTCGCGCAGCCTCGAGGAGGTGGCCGAGGCCCAGGGCGACGCCCCGCGCTGGTTTCAGCTCTACTGGCCGCGCGACCCCGACCTCGCCGCCAGCCTGCTCGGCCGCGCCGAGCGCGCCGGCTACGGCGCCATCGTCGTCACCCTCGACACCTGGATGCTGGCCTGGCGGCCGCGCGACCTCGAGCTCGCCTACCTGCCCTTCCTCCAGGGCGAGGGCATCGCCAACTACCTCTCCGACCCGGTCTTCCGCGCCGCCCTGCCCACCCCTCCGGAGGAGGACATGGCCGGCGCCGTCCGGCACTTCCTCGGGATCTTCTCCGACCCTTCGGTGACCTGGGCGGGGCTCTCCTTCCTCCGCGAGAACACCTCGCTGCCGATCGTGCTCAAGGGCATCCTCCACCCCGACGACGCCCGCCGCGCCGCCGACCTCGGCGTCGACGGCATCCTCGTCTCCAACCACGGCGGCCGCCAGGTCGACGGCTCCATCGCCGCCCTCGACGCCCTCCCCGGGGTGGTCGACGCCGTCCCCGAGAGCCTGCCGGTGCTCTTCGACAGCGGTGTCCGCACCGCCGCCGACGCCTTCGTCGCCCTCGCGCTCGGGGCCCGCGCCGTGCTCCTCGGCCGTCCGTACATCTGGGCGCTGGCGGTGGCCGGCGAGGAGGGCGTGGCCGAGCTGCTGCGCGGTTTCCTCGCCGAGCTCGACCTCACCTTCGCCCTCAGCGGCCACACCGGGCTCGACCGGCTCGGCCGCGACGCGCTGGTGCGCGCCGGCTAG
- a CDS encoding hemolysin III family protein, which yields MSTPAPASSPAKPILRGYSHAVAAVVGGAGTVFLLARTVGDAPKLISVLVYGISLVALFGVSALYHMGTWSPARRALLRRLDHANIFVFIAGTYTPVAVNVLDEGWRIAVLVTLWGAALCGAVAVAPALQIPRWALTCVYLLMGWVGLVVMPQVAGRVGAGVLLLAGGGALYSVGAVIYALRRPRLWPRVFGYHEAFHLLVIAASCLFYAFVVAFVVPHERP from the coding sequence GTGAGCACGCCCGCTCCCGCGAGCAGTCCCGCCAAGCCGATCCTCCGCGGCTACTCCCACGCCGTCGCCGCCGTGGTGGGAGGCGCCGGGACCGTGTTCCTCCTGGCCCGCACCGTCGGCGACGCGCCCAAGCTGATCTCGGTGCTCGTCTACGGGATCAGCCTGGTGGCGCTCTTCGGGGTGAGCGCCCTCTATCACATGGGCACGTGGAGCCCCGCCCGGCGGGCGCTGCTGCGCCGCCTCGACCACGCCAACATCTTCGTGTTCATCGCCGGCACCTACACCCCGGTGGCGGTGAACGTGCTCGACGAGGGCTGGCGGATCGCGGTGCTGGTGACCCTCTGGGGGGCCGCCCTCTGCGGCGCCGTCGCGGTGGCACCGGCGCTGCAGATCCCCCGCTGGGCGCTCACCTGCGTCTACCTGCTGATGGGGTGGGTCGGCCTGGTGGTGATGCCCCAGGTCGCCGGCCGGGTCGGCGCCGGGGTGCTGCTGCTCGCCGGCGGGGGCGCCCTCTACTCGGTGGGCGCGGTGATCTACGCGCTCCGCCGCCCCCGGCTCTGGCCGCGGGTGTTCGGCTACCACGAGGCCTTCCACCTCCTGGTGATCGCCGCCAGCTGCCTCTTCTACGCCTTCGTCGTGGCGTTCGTGGTCCCTCACGAGCGGCCCTGA
- a CDS encoding SDR family oxidoreductase, whose translation MRIEGCVAVVTGGGRGIGRALSRRLAAEGARAVVVADLDAAAAEGVAAEFGGLGIGCDVSVEAEVVALVERAEAAHGAIDLWCSNAGIAVRGGPEVADADWERIWRVNVMAHVYAARAVIPGMLARGRGHLLGTVSAAGLVNHVFAAPYAVTKSAALSLFEWLAIAHGEEIGVSVLCPQGVRTDMAAAEGAAAAILGDLLEPDQVAEIALDGVRRERFLILPHPEVAGYAQRRAADHDRWLRGMRRLRHRVAEAAEGDPA comes from the coding sequence ATGCGGATCGAGGGCTGCGTCGCGGTGGTCACCGGCGGGGGGCGGGGGATCGGCCGGGCGCTGAGCCGGCGTCTCGCTGCAGAGGGGGCCCGCGCCGTGGTCGTCGCCGACCTCGACGCCGCCGCCGCGGAGGGGGTCGCCGCGGAGTTCGGCGGCCTCGGCATCGGCTGCGACGTCTCGGTGGAGGCCGAGGTCGTGGCGCTGGTGGAGCGGGCGGAGGCGGCCCACGGGGCGATCGATCTCTGGTGCTCCAACGCGGGCATCGCGGTGCGGGGCGGCCCCGAGGTGGCCGACGCCGACTGGGAGCGGATCTGGCGGGTCAACGTGATGGCCCACGTCTACGCCGCCCGGGCGGTGATCCCGGGGATGCTGGCCCGGGGCCGCGGCCACCTGCTCGGCACCGTCTCCGCCGCCGGGCTCGTCAACCACGTCTTCGCCGCCCCCTACGCGGTGACCAAGAGCGCCGCGCTCTCGCTCTTCGAGTGGCTCGCCATCGCCCACGGGGAGGAGATCGGGGTGTCGGTGCTCTGCCCCCAGGGGGTGCGCACCGACATGGCCGCGGCCGAGGGCGCCGCCGCCGCCATCCTCGGCGACCTGCTCGAGCCCGACCAGGTCGCGGAGATCGCGCTCGACGGGGTGCGCCGGGAGCGCTTCCTCATCCTCCCCCATCCCGAGGTGGCGGGCTACGCGCAGCGCCGCGCCGCCGACCACGACCGCTGGCTGCGCGGCATGCGGCGGCTGCGCCACCGGGTGGCCGAGGCCGCGGAGGGAGACCCAGCATGA